DNA sequence from the Thermodesulfobacteriota bacterium genome:
GCGCCGTGGCCATCCTGTCCGCGCCGCGCCAGCGGCGGATCGAGGAGATCCGCGAGGCGCTGCGGAACGGGACATACCGCGTCGAGGGACGGCGGGTCGCGGAGAAGATGGTTTCCGACGCCGTCCGCCTGTTGAGGGAACGGATCCGCTGAATCCTGTTGCCATCCCGCGCCGGGATGGATTATCTTCGCAGCATGCGCCTGCTGATCGACGGGACGGAGATCCCCCTCG
Encoded proteins:
- a CDS encoding flagellar biosynthesis anti-sigma factor FlgM, giving the protein MTATSEGNWGRLIDEAGSAVAILSAPRQRRIEEIREALRNGTYRVEGRRVAEKMVSDAVRLLRERIR